The genomic segment TGAGAGAACATTCAAGGGAGAGGGAATACCAAGTACCAGGGTCCAGGGCAGGTGCATACTTGATGCTTTGAAGGGGAGCACTGAGGTCAAGGTGCCTGGAGCTGTATAAGGATGAAATGGCAGAACCTGAGGTAGGACAGGGAGTCTAGGCCTGCTACTTTTAAGGACTTTGACTGCTCTAAGATAAGAAGCCACTGGATGGTTTTGAGCAGATGAATGGAATgaattgacttatttttaaaataatcactctGGCTAATTTAAACAGACTGTAGGGATTCAAGGATATAAGGAGAAGTTTTGTAGATGATACCTTCAATCCAGGGAAGAAATGGTGGCTTGGAAAAGGGTGTTAATAGCAGAGGTCAAAAGACGGGGTCAGCTTTAGCTACGTTGTGAAGGTAGGGTCTACTAGATTTGCTAATGGATTGGATATGGGAGctaaaagaagaacaaaggatGACTCCAGGATTTTTGGCCTGAGCAACTAGAAGCATGGCATTGCCATTTACTGAGTTGGGGAAGACTGAAGGAGAAGCAAGTTTGGGAGGGAAGACCAAGAATTCAGTTTTGGATATGGTGAGTGTGAGCTTTAATTCAATTTCTAGATAGAGATATCAAATAGGCAGTTTTATGAGATCACAAGGAGTGAGGACATTTAAGGAGAATGGTCCAAGGAAactttttccccttaaaaaatATGAGTGTAAAGCTAAAAGTATAAGTAACTTTAAAGGCATAGATTGAAATAGTATAAAATGTAGAAAACCTCCCATACCTTAAAAGCTCACTTCTGCCCAACGTAACACTAAAGACATTTTGATACACATACAAACCTAAGAAACTCCAAGAAGCCTAAGAAAACCCCTTAGGGGTTACCTTGGCCCATGGgcctcaaaaataagaaattaagttTTTCAATGGCATAGCCATTACAAGTTTTATCTTAAATTTACTTGAAATTTAAGAATacattaaaacattataaaaagaaatataaaaaagcataaaagcattttttttgagatggagtcttactctgtcactcaggctggagtgcagtagtgagatctcagctcactgcaacctccgcctcctgggtccaagcaattcttgtgcctcagcctcccaggtagctgggagtgcaggtgtgcaccaccatgcccacctaatttttgcatttttagtagagacggggtttcaccatgttggccaggctgggcttgaactcctggcctcaagtgatccagccgcctaggcctcccaaagtgctagtattacaggtgtaagtTCCTATGCCCAGCCTCTGAGTTGTCTTTCTATGACAGCTTCCAATTTTGTGTTCACTACGTCCAAAGTTGCATGCTTCTTCcctgaaaaaagttttttttatattCTCAAATACAGTACTATATTCCCAGTCAGACAAATACAAAATGCTGCACCTACACAGGTGATACCAAgacttaaaatgatttaaatcttGCAAGTTATACTtgaaaaaattcatatggaaaggAGTCACTCAACTGCTCATTTTGCATACTGCCAATACCTGAATACTGACTACCTTGAACAAAACTATGACTGTCTGGATTGGTACTGTTTGATGGTCCTGACTCATTCATCATGCTGTTATCTGCACAATTGAAGTCAGATCCCTCAAATGCATCTGATTGTGAAACAAAAACAGCAGTATTGGAATTGGCACCTGCTGACATATTGGAAGAGGACATCTGGTGGAGCTGTCTCAAGTCTCTTGGGTCTAACACTGAATTACATGAGGGGTTTTCAAGATTCATGCTCAGAAGTCTTGGATTATCAGTCTCTCCCATGCTATCATTGCTGGTGGTCATCATATTCACAGAACAATTTGACAGCATGTTGGGATCAGAAATACCATATAAATCGGCTGGTGGCATGGATGACGCTTCCATTCCGACTATGTCGTCAGCATTGTTATAAATGCAAGCATTAGAAACATTTAAATCATTCTCAACAGGTATTCCCAGGAATGGTGGGATACCTTGTGAATTAGAAGGAAGTGTCCCTGTTGAAAAACTGCTCAGTGGATTTGTATTGACTAAGCGTGAGGTGGGGTGGGCCACTGATGACCAGCTTGAAGAAGGCGGAGGTGGCATTGAGGCATGACGTGACAATCCACTTGAGATGTGCCCAAGTGAGAGATAGTAGGATTCTCCTTGATTTGAAATCCCTGTAGGTCTGGACATTTCTGTCGCAACTGCACCATGAGAAAACAAGTTTGGTTCTGTGGgaggaaaaatttattttacaaaattaaaataaacaaaattagaaaaagtattatttctaaattaaaattgcatatgaacacaaataaatacacaaaaaaatgtcAAGGAAACCAATgtaacatttcaaataaaaaatgtaaaaagcactAAAATTATTACACAAATCCAAAATGAAATTCTGTAACATATACCGTTTACAAATACAGGAAAAATGATTTTGGCAAATTACTCTGGCATATGTACTTTCACTCCAGTTAAATGAAAATCTAGTTTCTGAGGctctataaatgtatttttgaaaactgGAAGATAAATATGAGAATTTTAATTAATGGGACTCCAAACAGCCAAAATCATCTCTTACTCTCCACTTTTAGGAGAAAATGGAAGGATGGAGAAAACACCCATTAGGGATAATAAGAAAATACACAACTTTTAAGATATATTATGACACAATCCTAACAGACTATAAAATTCACAGTCAGAAAAAAttaattctgtatttatttacatattatacaaATGCTTGAcaacctaaaccaggaaaaagcaCTGATTTAAGAATGTAAGGGGGTAGAAAGGACTTCTAATTAGCCCGTTAGCCCTTGGTCAAATTATCTAAACTAGGgattggcaattttttttcttgtaaaaagtcagatagtaaatattttaggctctgtGAGCTATATACAGCCTCTGTTGGAACTTTTCAACTCTGTTGCCATGGTGTTAAAAAGGCAGTTTAGAGACAGTATTTAATCAAATATTCATAGCCATGTTCcagtaaaattgtatttataaaaattggtAACTAACCAAATCAATAACATTTTTTCCATAACatgatataattaataaaattgctACTGTATAAAACACAtgttatttcttgaaaaataaatccCAAAAACACAATCTGTTTCTAACACAACCTTCAGAAGCCATGTTCAATTCATTCTATACTGAAACCAAGAAAAATCTGAAGgagagaaaattttcaaaaaagtagTTATTCATTCCTAAATACAGAGTTCCAATACATTGTGCCAAGCTCTGGTCTTTCTAATCACAAGAAATATGCTATAGgaaataaaataccttttttgATGTATCTTCCTTCTCCTATTGATCCAAGGGGACCAGGTCTTGGTCTCTCAGGAAAATTAACTGTTAGGATAAAGTTTTtccattattaaatataatttgaaaaataacactatcagttaaaatttgaaaaaccagccagaggtggtggcttctgcctataatcccagcacttttggaggccaaggtggtggatcacgtgaggtcaggagtttgagactagcctggccaacatggggaaaccccgcctctaataaaaatactaaaaattagccaggtgtgatggcacatgcctgtaatcccagctaattaggaggctgaggtaggagaattgctgaacctgggaggtggaggttgcagtgagctgagattgccccaccgcactccatcctggctGAAAGacaggccctgtctctactaaacaaaaacaaaacaaaagtaaaaattgaaaacctgaataaagcaaataaaacaaaacctattTAAATATGAATCAATCAAAAATATTCTTACCATGATCCTGCCACAATTTCTGAAAAAGCAGagttgtcttttgtttctttgatttattGCCGTAAGTATCTGAttagaaagaaaccaaaaaaagcagGTAAAAAATTAAACTCTCCACTAATAAACAAGTATTTTATTCACatatagaaaatgttttcaataaatatgtatataatttggaTTTAATAAGTATTATAGAATATGTCCCAAATCAGTACTATCAGTAGTAAAGGATATTTTTCTCTTggtaaaaaattgtttaaagtaatcccagcacttcgagaggcaggtggatcacttgagcccaggagtttgaggacagcctgggcaacatggcaaaaccctgtctccacaaaaaatacaaaaactggctgtgcacagtggcttatgcctgtaatcccagcactctgggaggccaaagagggtggatcacctgaggtcaggagtttgagaccagcttggccaacatggtgaaattctgtctctactaaaaatacaaaattagttgggtgtggtggcacatgcctgtagtcccagctactcaggaggctgagacaggagaatcgcttaaatcgggaggcagaggctgcagtgagccgaaatcataccactacgctccagcctggtgaagatagagcaagactccatttcaaaccaacaaacaaaacccacaaaaattagcctggtgtggtggtgcacacctgtagtcctggtaCTCcagagaggatgaggtgggatgatcaatcacctgagcccaggaggttgaagctctggtgagccatgatcatgccactgcactccagcttgagtgacagagtgagaccctgtctcaaaacaaaccaaaacaaacagtTTAAAATATTCATCTTGTTTTCTTATCACACAAGTCAATAATGTGAACTAATACAATAAGGTTGGATAAGAAGTCAATATAGAGACTACTCTCTGAGTGGTAAGTGCACAAGGACAAAAATAGACCTtcaaaaatacaatagaaatttTAATAAGCAGTTTAGATACTTTGAAATTATTCCATACtaatcaaacctctttttttatttttgagacagagtcttgctgtgtcgccaggctggagtgcagtggcatgatctcggctcactgaaacctctttttcccaggttcaagcaaatatcctgcctcagcctcccaaatagctgggactataggtgcgtgccaccatgcccagctaatttttctatttttggtagagacaaggtttcactattttggccagggtggtctccatctcttgaccttgtgatccgcccaccttggcctcccaaagtgctaggattacagacgtgaaccaccgaGCTTGGCCCAAACCTCTTTCTTAAGAAAGAAAcgcagagaccagcctggctaacatggtgaaaccccatctctaataaaaacacgaaagtagctgggggtggtggtgcgtgcttatagtgccagctaattgggaggctgaggcagaactgcttgaactcgggaggcggaggttacagtgagctgagattgcaccactgcactctagcctgggtgatagagtaagactcagtctcaaaaaaacaaaaccaaaaaaaaaaaaaaaaacaacaaatgagaTGCAaagagcataaagaaaaaaacccaacgGAAAGTTTccaggaaaagaaacacaaattatGAATATACATAGCTGTATTTAAATGAATCTTACAAGATGTTATTAGCAGGACCactttaagaaatatataaattattaccaGCATAATGTCATACCCTTTTCATCTGGCAGATATCTAAAATCCATAGATTCACTAACTTCCTGGTCAGAAGGTCTCCGCAACTGCATTTTTACTGTTACAGGTTCTGTGATAGCTTTGCAATACGGTGGGGTTTTAAAAACAATGGCTACTTGACGGTGTACATCAGCTTGTGAAAAGATGCCTTTTGCTTCCCAATCAttcaacacaaaacgaacttctATGTCATCTagtaaataagaaacaaaagaaataacaatggGAAAACAAAGTAACTGCATCTAttaatctaaattttattctaaattcaacgaaataaataaatacctttctGAACTTTGTCACAAAGTAGAAATATTTCATCTCCTCCTCTGACACTTCCACAATTCTTGTTTACACGACAAATCCTTAATTCTGCAGTATTTGGAGCACCTAAAtataaaggatttaaaaaaaaaatgagttgctacataatattttatttctttttgaaggGAAGAATTTGAGGAAAACCATTCACAGAATAAAAGTTTTAGTGTATAAATAAAGGACACTAAATACACTAATCATCTATATTTGTCCACTTCCTTTCTAACTGCTTTACTTTAGACTTGTGACTTCATTTCTAGGTAATGACACATTCTCTAATTATAGCTCCCTGCTTCTAAATTCTGATTCTGCCAATCAATCCTACACAATTGTCACCAGATTAATCTTTATAAATCATGGCCATATCCCTACAGCAACACAATTTTCCCTATGGCAATACATCTCCTTATGGCAATACAACTTTCATGCTTCCTACTATCTGGCTGTAAGATTATAATAATTATCCCTGGCATTTAAAGCTCTACATATTAAGGATACTCTAATCTACCTTTATAGACCTATGTCTCACTACCCTACATGTACAACAGGTATAGCCATACACCATTGGTGGATGTATATAGAGATGcctatgtacatacacacacacgcatacacatacacatacacacacacacacacacacacagcattttgGGGGGAAGTTTCATAATCTTCTAAAATTAGATATATCCATATCCTTTGATCCAGCATTTGCCATGCAGTGAGCGAGCCATgactgcacactgcactccagcctgagtgacaaagcaagaccctacactgcaaaaacaaaacaaaactaaaaaagccCCTAAAAAAACCATATACAAGAATATGTATTGCAGTACAgttagtgaaaaaataaaaaatgagaaaagaaacaaaatgaatgtCTTGTAAGAgggtaattaataaaattatgataTAACTATATAATGAAATATGCTGCTACTGAAACAAATAAGGTGACTGAAAGGAAAATGTTCAAGATAGATGGTAAGATGaaagttagtttttaaaacaattatcacttatgattttttttaagttgccaaAATTGTAACTATGTCAAAAATGATGATGACAGTGTATTTGTGTGTACATAGGAACAAGAAACTGGTAAAATATGCACCTAAGCATAGTGATTATCTCTGGAGGATGAGATTAGAGATTTACTCTCTGTTATAATATTTCTGTAACGTCTGGAAGTTTTCCTAtcataaatatattgtttttctaattaccaaaatacttttaagaattaaactattataaaaaacaagttaagactacaaatacaagaaaatgaaGTACTTACGGTTGTCATAAATTGGGTTCGAGACAACAGGAGGAAGAGCAGTTGTCAAATTACCATGTTCATCAGGGAGGAAAACTTGAAAA from the Callithrix jacchus isolate 240 chromosome 14, calJac240_pri, whole genome shotgun sequence genome contains:
- the REL gene encoding proto-oncogene c-Rel isoform X3; this translates as MNYYGKGKVRITLVTKNDPYKPHPHDLVGKDCRDGYYEAEFGQERRPLFFQNLGIRCVKKKEVKEAVISRIKAGINPFNVPEKQLIDIEDCDLNVVRLCFQVFLPDEHGNLTTALPPVVSNPIYDNRAPNTAELRICRVNKNCGSVRGGDEIFLLCDKVQKDDIEVRFVLNDWEAKGIFSQADVHRQVAIVFKTPPYCKAITEPVTVKMQLRRPSDQEVSESMDFRYLPDEKDTYGNKSKKQKTTLLFQKLWQDHVNFPERPRPGPLGSIGEGRYIKKEPNLFSHGAVATEMSRPTGISNQGESYYLSLGHISSGLSRHASMPPPPSSSWSSVAHPTSRLVNTNPLSSFSTGTLPSNSQGIPPFLGIPVENDLNVSNACIYNNADDIVGMEASSMPPADLYGISDPNMLSNCSVNMMTTSNDSMGETDNPRLLSMNLENPSCNSVLDPRDLRQLHQMSSSNMSAGANSNTAVFVSQSDAFEGSDFNCADNSMMNESGPSNSTNPDSHSFVQGSQYSGIGSMQNEQLSDSFPYEFFQV
- the REL gene encoding proto-oncogene c-Rel isoform X1, giving the protein MASGAYNPYIEIIEQPRQRGMRFRYKCEGRSAGSIPGEHSTDNNRTYPSIQIMNYYGKGKVRITLVTKNDPYKPHPHDLVGKDCRDGYYEAEFGQERRPLFFQNLGIRCVKKKEVKEAVISRIKAGINPFNVPEKQLIDIEDCDLNVVRLCFQVFLPDEHGNLTTALPPVVSNPIYDNRAPNTAELRICRVNKNCGSVRGGDEIFLLCDKVQKDDIEVRFVLNDWEAKGIFSQADVHRQVAIVFKTPPYCKAITEPVTVKMQLRRPSDQEVSESMDFRYLPDEKDTYGNKSKKQKTTLLFQKLWQDHVNFPERPRPGPLGSIGEGRYIKKEPNLFSHGAVATEMSRPTGISNQGESYYLSLGHISSGLSRHASMPPPPSSSWSSVAHPTSRLVNTNPLSSFSTGTLPSNSQGIPPFLGIPVENDLNVSNACIYNNADDIVGMEASSMPPADLYGISDPNMLSNCSVNMMTTSNDSMGETDNPRLLSMNLENPSCNSVLDPRDLRQLHQMSSSNMSAGANSNTAVFVSQSDAFEGSDFNCADNSMMNESGPSNSTNPDSHSFVQGSQYSGIGSMQNEQLSDSFPYEFFQV
- the REL gene encoding proto-oncogene c-Rel isoform X2; its protein translation is MCAYNPYIEIIEQPRQRGMRFRYKCEGRSAGSIPGEHSTDNNRTYPSIQIMNYYGKGKVRITLVTKNDPYKPHPHDLVGKDCRDGYYEAEFGQERRPLFFQNLGIRCVKKKEVKEAVISRIKAGINPFNVPEKQLIDIEDCDLNVVRLCFQVFLPDEHGNLTTALPPVVSNPIYDNRAPNTAELRICRVNKNCGSVRGGDEIFLLCDKVQKDDIEVRFVLNDWEAKGIFSQADVHRQVAIVFKTPPYCKAITEPVTVKMQLRRPSDQEVSESMDFRYLPDEKDTYGNKSKKQKTTLLFQKLWQDHVNFPERPRPGPLGSIGEGRYIKKEPNLFSHGAVATEMSRPTGISNQGESYYLSLGHISSGLSRHASMPPPPSSSWSSVAHPTSRLVNTNPLSSFSTGTLPSNSQGIPPFLGIPVENDLNVSNACIYNNADDIVGMEASSMPPADLYGISDPNMLSNCSVNMMTTSNDSMGETDNPRLLSMNLENPSCNSVLDPRDLRQLHQMSSSNMSAGANSNTAVFVSQSDAFEGSDFNCADNSMMNESGPSNSTNPDSHSFVQGSQYSGIGSMQNEQLSDSFPYEFFQV